Proteins encoded together in one Thermoplasmata archaeon window:
- the nuoB gene encoding NADH-quinone oxidoreductase subunit NuoB → MIQRAEQANIVGLRSKDFVDWVEQNIDAPMKRGPGGALLERLKGGIVGEFFNWAKRNSTWPLHFGIMCCAIEMAATSDPRYDVERFGVIYRSSPRQCDVLLLNGPISLKLRPAVRRLYEQMAEPKWVIAMGECTICGGPYYDSYSVVKGSYTFVPTDIFIPGCPVRPEALIDGFLKLSAKIKAERSGWVRTKKGRLVSAREGQLMDMQKGEYTYEVPQVRS, encoded by the coding sequence ATGATCCAGCGCGCGGAACAGGCGAACATCGTGGGCCTCCGATCGAAGGACTTCGTCGATTGGGTCGAACAGAACATCGACGCGCCGATGAAGCGGGGGCCCGGCGGCGCGCTCCTCGAGCGGCTCAAGGGCGGCATCGTAGGCGAGTTCTTCAACTGGGCGAAACGCAACTCGACGTGGCCGTTGCACTTCGGCATCATGTGTTGCGCGATCGAGATGGCGGCGACCTCGGACCCGAGGTACGACGTCGAGCGGTTCGGCGTCATCTATCGGTCCTCACCGAGGCAGTGCGACGTCCTCTTGCTGAACGGCCCGATCTCCCTGAAGCTCCGTCCCGCCGTCCGCCGGCTGTACGAGCAGATGGCCGAGCCGAAGTGGGTCATCGCGATGGGCGAGTGCACGATCTGCGGCGGGCCGTACTACGATTCGTACTCCGTCGTCAAGGGCTCGTACACGTTCGTGCCCACGGACATCTTCATCCCCGGCTGCCCGGTGCGACCGGAGGCCCTGATCGACGGCTTCCTCAAGCTCAGCGCGAAGATCAAGGCCGAGCGGAGCGGATGGGTGCGGACGAAGAAGGGCCGCCTCGTGAGCGCGCGCGAGGGCCAGCTGATGGACATGCAGAAGGGCGAGTACACGTATGAAGTCCCCCAAGTCCGAAGCTAA
- a CDS encoding 4Fe-4S binding protein: protein MKSPKSEANRGRRKVGTIGGTVRPLLATIKQALVTMPGINRLVPGGRKPVTHLYPYQKVELPLAYRGQHSIDWFKCIGCELCAKVCPNECIYFEFYEVGPTSEYLNPSRAQLDEMKKIIRRPAVDVGHCLFCGNCMEYCPTDAWNFTQEFELADYAREDLYYKADELRMPKENSDKEIVLINRMGEHPILEVDVCIGCRKCERECPTRCIDMLDGPNDRKGKPIVIPEFDYTKCIGCQQCVDVCPVDCLHMEEIGYKDLEGFYHINLQGEVKLLEEQVEK, encoded by the coding sequence ATGAAGTCCCCCAAGTCCGAAGCTAACCGCGGGCGCCGGAAGGTCGGCACAATCGGCGGCACGGTCCGGCCGCTGCTCGCGACGATCAAGCAGGCGCTCGTCACGATGCCCGGGATCAACCGCCTCGTCCCCGGCGGCCGGAAGCCCGTGACACACCTCTATCCGTATCAGAAGGTTGAACTCCCTCTGGCCTACCGAGGCCAACACAGCATCGACTGGTTCAAGTGCATTGGTTGCGAGCTCTGCGCAAAGGTCTGCCCGAACGAGTGCATCTACTTCGAGTTCTACGAGGTCGGGCCGACCTCGGAGTACTTGAACCCGAGCCGCGCCCAGCTCGACGAGATGAAGAAGATCATCCGCCGGCCCGCCGTCGACGTCGGCCATTGCCTGTTCTGCGGCAACTGCATGGAGTACTGCCCGACGGACGCGTGGAACTTCACGCAGGAGTTCGAGCTCGCGGACTACGCGCGCGAGGACCTCTACTACAAGGCGGACGAACTCCGCATGCCGAAGGAGAACTCGGACAAGGAGATCGTCCTCATCAACCGCATGGGGGAGCACCCGATCCTCGAGGTGGACGTCTGCATCGGCTGCCGCAAATGCGAGCGGGAGTGTCCGACCCGTTGCATCGACATGCTCGACGGCCCGAACGACCGCAAAGGCAAGCCGATCGTCATCCCGGAGTTCGACTACACGAAATGCATCGGCTGCCAGCAATGCGTCGACGTCTGCCCGGTTGACTGCCTCCATATGGAGGAAATCGGCTACAAGGACCTCGAGGGATTCTACCACATCAACCTGCAGGGCGAGGTCAAGCTGCTCGAGGAACAGGTCGAGAAATAG